Genomic segment of Salvia hispanica cultivar TCC Black 2014 chromosome 2, UniMelb_Shisp_WGS_1.0, whole genome shotgun sequence:
TCCTCTGCGGTTGAGGGGATCAAAGCCGAGAAATGCCACAATGAAATTATAGGTTTCGGTAAAGGTGAACGAGAAGAAGGTGAATTATCTCCTAGTAAGAATCACGAAGACAACATTTTGGCAGCATTTGGAGGCGTCGCGTACAGTTCATGTAAAAGTGCTGAGAGTACTAGAAGGACCGGAGGAGAAGCACTTTGTGCTGTGGAGGCGAGAACAGAAAATGCTAACGGTGGCGATGAAGGTGATGAAAGTGCCAAGGGATCCTCAGACAGCGAGAATGGCTATAAAATTGCTGAAGTTTCAGCGACTGATTCAGCCGATAGAGAAGAGCGCTCCCCCGAAGATCATGACGAAGATGAGGACCGTGATGAGAATGACAACAAGGATGAGAGTGAACGAGAGGCTGAAGGGGTAGCAGATATCCATGAGAACGAGGGAACGGTTGCAATTTCTGGTCACATTCTACATACTGTAAAGCCTCTTTCAACGAAAATGCCTGCTGCCTTACCTATCAAAGAGAGGAACACGGAGATTTTCTACGGAAACGATTCCTTCTATTTGCTTTTTAGGCTTCACCAGGTAAAGTTCATCTCATTTATTCACATTTATTATGGTTTTGAACATCCATCATAATCATCTCTTTTCTTGCTTCTACAGATTCTATATGAAAGAATGCATAGTGCTAAGCTGCATTCGTCGTCTCCTGAAAATAAATGGAGGATCTTGAATGATTCAAATACGACGGATTCATATGCTAGGTAGTTTTCTTGATCTTTCAAATGAACGCATCCTTTTCTCGTGGTGAACCTATGAAGGTCTACTAATATAAAGTCGAACTTGTTACTTGTGACAGATTTAAGGATGCACTACACAGTTTGCTGGATGGATCATCCGATAATGCAAAGTTCGAAGATGATTGCCGAACTATCATTGGTGCTCAATCCTACATCCTGTTTTCACTAGACAAACTGATACATAAACTTGTCAAACAGGTGACTTGGGATTTACTTCTCTTTTATGTACTACATGTTTCCACCATTTCTGCATTTTGTGATTCAATGGTTGCCCTTGATATTCTACAGCTACAAACAATTGCAAGCGAGGAGATGGAGAACAAGCTCATTCAGCTATATTCATACGAAAGATCTAGAAGTCCTAAAAAATTTTCTGATGATATTTATCACGAGAATGcacgttttcttcttcccgAAGACAACTTGTATCGGATAGAATGTGTAGGTTTACTGATTGAATCCTGTTTTATTCAGAGCATTGGTATATCTTTCAGGTTACAACCCTTATCTGAGCATGAACTTCTGCTGCAGGTGCCTTCTCCAACGTGTTTAACGGTTCAGCTCATGAAAAACGAGCAGGACAAACCCGAAGAGACGGCTATCTACATGGATCCCTCGTTTGCAACTTATTTGAATGATGAACTCCTAGCAGTTGGTCCAGAAAGAAAGGGAAAACACAAGATATTCTTGAGGAGGTAGCATTAAAATGTGCAGATGAAATTCCCATCAAGCATTTATTTTTACCTGTGCATATGTTAATCTGATAAAGCATCCacagaaacaaaagaaaattttcgACTCAAGACAAGGTCCCCGACATCTCCAGAGACACAGAACAACTTGTAGCTTATAATGGTCTTGAAATCAAGGTTGCTTGCAATACACTAAAGGTACGTCAATAAGAGAAGCTGGTTTATGCGACCTAAATACCCTTAACATCATGCTAAATTTGTCTGGCTTTGTACCATAGGCTGCGTATGTTATAGGCACAGAAGACTTCTTATATCGCTTGAGCAAAAGGAGGAAAACGCCGTTTCACAGTGGCTGTTCTCAAAGAGTGAGAAGAATCTGTAGATTGATGGTTAGTTGAATAGCAAAAGCTTCACTGCATCGGAAAGATGAAGGTTAGGCTCTTCTTTTCCAACTTATGGTTCTTGAAACCTTAACTGGTTATCTATCTCGCACCATGAGTTGGTTGGTCGACAAAATCAGATCGTGTTAACTGATATCAGTTAAACGCGATCTGATGGTTGAAAGTGAGCTGAGAACAACGGCTGAATCTCCTTTCAACGGTCACATGACGAGCACTGTGCTCCGTGTTGATGGAAGGAGAGGATCTgaaaatatgtatatgtagATATTTACATGTGTTACATTGAAGCTGAATTCACTGGTATTACATAACGcattttttatccattttgtCTCTCTCCACCTCTAAAAGTTTTCAactttaaagtttaaactGTATCTTCATCTAAACTATACCTCGTTTAGCTAAATACGATTTTTGGTATAGAAAATGATTGGTACTTTGTCCAGATCTAATTTGATGTCTAATTATTAactaattagaaaattaaacttTCTGATGATCTTAGTCTTCATTTAATTAGATGTCTTATTACAGCATGTTTATCGCTTGTTTACTATTGAATtcaatattaaacaaaaaattatgttttagACAAAATTTGTAGTTGCAGTaagattataaaaatagagtGGCTATGAGATATGTATTCCAACGATAAAagctactactactatataatataaCCATAAACCTTGATAGATCttttattacattaattaatttttgactATACCAAACAATCCTAATTGTTACtactttataatttagttatattttcgTCTCTCTTTCTCCGAAGGTAGAGGAAACTCAATACGAACTACTTTTCCCTACTGAGAAATatgaaaacattaaaaattatcaaaacaaagaaaatatggGCTGAATTAAGGCATGCACGCCGACACGGTATCATGTTCAAAGACACCTGCCATAAATCTATGAAAGGTTATCATAACAAACTTGATTTTCCAATTGCCAAATATTGAACGAAAAgtcaattttcaaatatccAAACACGTAGtattacatatttacataCGCATGATTCGTGACATGACATGGTAGTTCtagagatttaaaaaaaatcccacACTTATTATATAGAATCTCAATTCTAGATCTAGAATACTTGTGAATCCTAAATTATTGACTTAAAAAATTGGGTGTAAATTAATGAGATGCGAGTGGCTTATTCTAGCACTTCATCATTGTTATTCttccttgaaaaataaaataaataaataaagcaaacCTTCCTAAGTCCCAAGACTTCCAACTCATACATGTCCCATTTTCTTATCTGGATTTGAGGTCATTGTCAACTCCATAATGGCCCATTTCATGATCCAACTTGTTAGCGAATCATAACCTTCATGGTTCATACCCACTTTGCCAcgttacaaaaaaaataaattccttatttcaattattaccaatcaataatttttttgccaATCAATTCATTAACGGAAAGAATCATCTCAAAACCCAATCACTGCTCAATGCAATTAATCACCCTCCCTAATAATGGTAATTAATAAAGCACAActgtaaaattgataaattcaaacaaaaattaacaacgaacaaaaaaaagtcaaataaCAAATGAAAGAATCCGATTTCCCAAAATTGGTTCCTTGAATCCAAGGAAACCCCATCTCAATATCTCatctcataaattttaaaaaaatctaattccAATCCACCATGGTTTGTACAACAAGTGATCAAATTCCAATCAGTAATAATCAAAGAATCACTACCTCTccaatggtaaaaaaaaaaaaaatcaatcaaaacaaaaaactgGAATATCCCAGAAAGCCCAATCGTTGCTTCTTCCCCCGCCACGTGTAGAGATCATAGGGCTCCCAGAGATGATCCAACGGACACGGCCTCCTCTGATCCAGGCGCACCCACGGCTTCCCCTTCCCGCTCCAGTGCAGCAGGCTGACTGGACCAGGATGCAGCTCCCTACACGATCCCGACACGTTGTCGCCCCCCAAACCGTGCTGGTTCCACCGGTGATGGATGGCCTCCACGTCACCACCAAACACCAGCAAAAAAGGGGGCAGCGACCCCAGTTCGTATATCCGTTTCCTCCGCTGCAGTTCCATCcaattctctattttattccgaTAATGCCCCTCCCTCCACCTCTCCAAATCCATCACCATCACCCCCGTGTTGAAATAGCACGGCTTCCTCGACCCGAACACCCCGCTCAGAACCGGGTCGCCCCAGAACCCGTCCGTGAAATATTTCGTGAAATTCGCGTGGCAGTATTCCGGAGCCCCGATGACCCGGTTTCCCCTCAATTCCATCTCCCACAGCTTCGCCACGTCATCGACCAGCACCAGATCCGAATCCAGATAGATGACCCGCTTCACACACGGGTCCAGCAATTCGCCGAGGTAGTTCCGCGCGTAATTGAGCGGGTTCTCCAATGCGACCCGAATCGAGGAGGAGATCAGGTTAATGACGGTGTCCTCGCGGAAGATGTAGACTTTGAAGCTGAGGGAGGGGAAGATGGATCGGACGATGCGCGTCAGGTCACGCGGCGAGGCGGAGTCGAATTCGGCGGCGATGAAGTGGAAGAAGACGTGGTCCGGGCAGGAGGCGTGGCGGAGGACGGAGTGGACCGCCGCCATAGAGCCGCGGAGGTACTCTGAGTCCAGCGTCATCGCCACGTGGACCAATGAGGCGTCGCATGACGTGGCGGGACCGGCGGAGCCCGCGGGGCAGTCCACGCCGTTGCGGTACTCCGGCGCCTCCGAGAATCCGGCGAGGACGGCGTCGGGAAATGACCGGATGGCGGCGCACGGCccgaggacgaggaggattAGAAAAACCCCCGCGGCGGGGATGAAACCGGCGCCGGATCTCGGAGGAAAAATCATATGTGTGAGTGCAGGGTTTGAGCTGTGTTTCTCTGATTTTATAAATGTGGAGGTTTAATGTGGTGCTAATTAAGGAAATAAATTTTGGAGGTGaagtgaagagagagaaagagctGTAGAATACAGCTATTGAGTGGACGGCGATATATACAtatggagagagagattgtGTTGTGTGAATTAAAACGGGACGCGGTTTTACAGATGGACAGAGcattaaataagaaagaaaaccAGAAAATAGAAATCAAATCATCTCTACGCTGTAAAAGTAAATCCCAATTATATTCACACCTTAATTTCGGAAATAACTAAAATTcggaattttaatatatataattacatGTCCTTATCAACTCTTCACTTTTTCGATACTTTACTTACcatacaattattttaatggaatgtgaaAAAGATATATGAAGGAAAGGACATAAAATTGTGTGGGAATAAAACTTATTGTGCAGGGGAGTGGTTCCGCTGTCACGTCACACGGCGGCGCGTGGACTCGCACAGCATAGAAAGTTACTGAATCATTCGATGCAATACCTCAATCTCACACCTTAACAGTCGTATTTAGCGTGGatgcaaattttaagaaaagaaaaaaaaaagtgttgaataagttagtaaaTCATCAATCTCActtatctatattaattttataataaaatgtgaatgcaATTAATTGTTATAATGTAGGGTCTATTTAACATTTATGATacaaatgaaatgtgactcttattataggacgaaatgaaatgacaaaatgtgacatttaatATGAAACGGAGATGGTATTTTTTAAGTTGTGGCAGTTGgtagttgttttatttttgaaatgttaagtaaataaaaaatttaatgaccAATTACGTGGAAGCATCCTCTGCTTAGGATACGCATGAATCATGATCTCTgagttataaaatattttaattgaacctagccaattttattttaatcgaTTTAGTTATTAAGTACtttgtatattatatattgaaagtAAACTTTTTAAGTATGCTCACGGTGCGCACAGAAGGAAATAAACAGGTTTCCTTGGTCCAGTAAATTtactagatcacgcggtctaggaactcgttggtcgtagGAAttcctggtcgtcggacacacagagcacttctttcaaaaaaccgtcaaccactttactaaatttagtatagggaagtagggatcgatcccataGAGAAGGATGCGCAataatcatgttcaaggatttggacttgtttttggtgttggctgctgccacgtatttttcttgggttgaggaaaacaaattaaacttgatttgGGAATCTTAAAACTCCTACGCTAatagctagacctaggcgaaGTAACAAGAGAACGTTGCAAGAAAATTAACTGCTCAATCAccagatctaagaaaactactctatttacctagacctaggaaataaactgactgtggggaccatgactgaaaaagcagagtacgaatgaaaagctggcagaataactaactcgagtactaactaacagcgacatcatcttcttcaaccaaattgcgtaaaaactcataagaaaatcaacatgaaTGAAATCAGAGCAGagcaaactaaatctaaatcaaattgatgCATAACAACGAAGAACTAAACGGATCTATagatgctagacgaagtaaaacaggaaacaagcagaaaactcaaatccatctaataacttccttttctcacttcggatccaacctcagacgctaaatccactccggatccaagcgtccgacacaaactccaaccaacagaaacacttcatcacttcagatttaaacaacaacctccaatcagTCAATAAACCACATATCTATCACCGAATTCTCAGATCGAgcaccacaacatcaaaataaaatagagatcgacataatacatgttaaaataaactctcagcagcgagatctacgtaaatcaactcaaaatatcacaaataaacgcaaatcaacaaaatcgaAAATATAACGAGTATCATCAACAGCCAAGTCGACTCCcgaaagtgaagttcgaccgcaaaagtgcaaaacaactgaaattaaaagagattgtatcttcgtccacacgcggacggtgttgcaactgaGAACTTCTAAAGAAATGAACCCTTCATAACCCcgaactaccccagatctcccattcccaagtgtgtgttatgtgtgtgagctaaaagagagtgaaaaagtgatatgatgtgcgttgcatgctcttctatacataggcgttggagtggggcccagcgaggtatagatagactttgttgccctcagctactgactccctccgtcacgccttcttttcttttgaattctgctcacttcacttcattcctttgctagaccatctccttcagcatttcctcgatctagcgattttttttcacacacctggcttaggaaacatGTTAGACCCAACAAATTATACcttttttcaccatataaccgatgcatgaaattagccttatcataTATGTTACTACTAAATCATTTACATATATGTTAAAAGATGTCATTAAAACAGtatgatttgaaaattttatatacatgGACCGACACCTATCTCCAGCTTGATTTTGAGATAACTATTCAGATAACccatgaattaaaattattctttttctaaaTCTGCAGATttagaatttgataaatttaatctttttccTAATTGATGCGNNNNNNNNNNNNNNNNNNNNNNNNNNNNNNNNNNNNNNNNNNNNNNNNNNNNNNNNNNNNNNNNNNNNNNNNNNNNNNNNNNNNNNNNNNNNNNNNNNNNataagtgttattttattgaatgttaaagatttgaagatttgaagaatgtcgaagatttgaagatttgaatgttgaagagttgaagatttgaagactttgcaactagagttttagagaggattttagaaaatgaattcaaacacaatttaatgaaaagacaattatacccccgtgttgacataatgtgatagttgttgacattaagttaatcttgtgaattagtggctgagattgcatctcatttctcaattataccaaaaaatcTCATCCTAACAAGATCCGtacaatttatgtataaattgtctaataaatttgattatgtACGTACAGTTTACATATAGGAGTAATTCATCTATCCTAACAAAGATGATCCTTTCCAAAGATGATATGAGATTTTatacaactttattttatgcattaggattagataataaagtaagaaagataaaattaaaaaaagaataaatgtttttcaattttaaaaagataatctTGACTGAGACATCCTAAAAAGTTAAATGagtatttatcattttctttagTGGGGCGAAGTGAGTATTTATCAATACTCTTtttgtattactattatttaagtTAAATTAGTAGCAGTATAAAATTGTTTGTAATTGGGCATTCggtatcaaatttaaatgtattttgtaaaaattgaTTATAGATTACTTGCAAAAGTGGCAAGATACCATCCCAATTATGTGAGGCAGAAAACGAGTAATGTTTTTGGGATGGTTTATAATTCTTGAATAAGATTTACAATTAAGTATTAATGCttgtttaataaataaaaattacatattgtCATATTTTCAAGTGTGAAAAATCTTCCCAATATAACTTATTACAATTGACCATTCAAATGTACATAAacattgagaaaataaataaaaactggCAATCAGAAGTTATTGCAAAAGAGCagatttgaaataaataggccaaataaataaagaaaaagggaatatttattgattggaACCAGCTGGAAAATGAGGTCTGCGCCAGCAGAGTGACGGTGACGTCTGCTATAAAGTCTGTCTGGCGCAATGCACCGTCGCCACGTGATCACGTGCCCTTTTCCGCCCAACATTTTATTGTCCGAATAGTTTTTAACCAAATTGTATTCTTTCTTTGCTCAAACACCAtcattcttttctctttcGCGATTTTGAGAATTTAAGATGATTAATAATTTCGTCGTATATTGTTATTCACAACCATCTTGATAgtgaaaaacataaattttagtgTGAAGCTGGTATTATTAATGCATCCACAGATTTTAGCGTGAAATTGAAAAGGTAGgaacaagaaataaaggaaaaatagTTCTAATAATTTAGTGAAGATTGAAGAATATAACTCACATTATCATAActgcaaacaaaaaaatataactattgTTTATAAAACGagctattataaaattgaaaatactcTAATTTTGGTGACaatggtaatttttttttaattaattagtactaaatGGAACGAAATATAGGAGTGGAAAATAAGATTGATTGTGTTTAGGGAAAAGAATTTGTCAATCTATTACAAAACCTTACATCACTTCACTAGGGATTTTAATTTGAGGTGTTATTTCTTGTATACTGCGGATTTCCCTgcaaaaataaactaaatctTGTACACTACTCTAAATTAAACGACAATGGTAAGAAATCCAGTTGCATTGCGTAAATTTAGGTAAAACCTTATGTTGATTGTTTCAAATCGGCTTTATTTGATTGGTGAGGAAATATTAGGACCAAGTAAATGATCATTATTTTGTACATAGATCTTTGACAaatctaattataattataagtcCTATAAACACGCAAAGTCAATTCTACGAAACACAAATTGtgcaattcattttttttcattaccACTCCATGCTCCCAAATTTTAGGATCTCACGATTCTCTTCACTTTTCTTATAACAAAAAAGATccaaatcaaaatcttaaacATATTACTAATACGAATTTTAAAACtctttattgaaaatatttcagACTCGTTAACTAATTCAAAGTGGGTAACtgcaaaatgataaattaatgaGTAAGAATCAGAGCAGCAGCATATTTGTAAGTTGCATAGGATTCTCTAAATAATTCcctttaattaataatgtgcCCCCATGGATGCTGATAAAATGCAATTGGCCCTAAATTACTCAGACCAGTACTCTTGTGGAAATAATTTAGGAAACATGTCAGACGGTGTAGTTTGTCTTGATATAAAATTCCCTTTTTAAGTTCTTATTGGACTATGAATTATATGTCACTATGTCagagtttaattatttacccacactttgtttataattattttggttttgctGCTTTGGATTAACTATTAATCAACTTGAcaattttgcaattttcttgatatttgAGACAACTTCTTTAGGAAGTTTTCATTAGATAAATCCAATGCTATTTACGTAATGcagtttaaatttataatcttaagtttaaataatagtaatattttcgttcataaaaaattagtcatattttttgatttttgatttttcaatgaTAAACTCCTAGTTATATAGGCTTAATTAACTGGCTGTTTGATGCGTTTAATGTCAGGTTTTATAGCTCGAAGCATGAGTTTGTAATGAATTACgtggagtactatatactcccttcgtccgaTTACAAGTGATGGATTTCTTTTGGACACGAAAATTAAGGAAATGATATACGGAATACTATAtttagttaaagtggagaagtaaagtatgaaagaggaaaaaataagagagaaaaagagatagtaataaagtaagaggtggttgaagttttgttttttagctAAAACAAGAAATCGATCACTTGTAGTGAGAcaactcaaaatgaaaaattaatcacTTGTGGtcggacggatggagtattaactTGGAAATTTAACAAGTTTGTAAAAAATGCGCAAGATAACAGGTGAAAACGGACGGAAGTAATGAAGCTCACCAGGCGAAAAAAGTGAACCAACTTACTCTGCTAAGTGGAGATTGGCTCTTAAAGCCACTCGGCCGAGTGACAACCTCGGTGTCCAATCAAAAGACTCTATTGGGGCGAGTCACATATGGAGTCTCAAGGCACTCAGTCGAGTCAAGCCAATCCATACTCATCTAGAAGCCCCTACTTGGTTGAGTCCTAGCCGACCTCAAAAGCTACTCGGTCGAGTAGGCCATGTCCTGTCCGTTGCTAAAAAATTCGTTTTTATGCTCATGTATAAAATGGCATTAGGGTATGTTTTTCACATATCTCTCAattaggggtggcaaatcgtgcgtgtcgggtcgttatcgtgtcgacatgataacgacacgaacacgataacaacaaacacgaacacgacccgttaagaaaacctcaaacacgaacacgaacacgacccgctaccctcagacacgaacacgacacgaacacgacacggacccattaacgacacaaaccgtttcgggtcaacacgacacgaaataagtattgaaaaatgaaaataataagaataataatatcaaaatattatgtgttaataagaataataatattaaaatattatgtgttaacggataacacgaacacgacacgaacacgcattgttaacggataacacgaacccgacacaaacacgacacgaaattttcgtgtccttaatgggtcgacccgataaggacacgaacacgataagctCTGACCCAAATCCATTAATTTCGTACCGATTCGTGTcatgttatcgtgtcgtgtcaaaaattgacAGCCCTACTCTCAATCCCATACACaccaaaatttgatgaaaGTTTATGAATTTACATGCAAATTACCCGTACAAAACTAACACCCCTTGGTCTTCATTATAAAATAGCAAATTGTCAAGCATATCATAAAGTTtgctcaaaattaaattttgatcgCTCTCGTACTTTACGAAACAGATAACAATAAATCaacaagttaaaaaaaattcgcAGCTATCACCCCCAAAAATTGTTAGTTGTCAATACgtacatattttaatacatgaCGTACAACTAATGGtagtaaattgaataataaaatatggtcAAATTCTGATCTGTCCcgtaaaaaatttaaattagaataaaatagcgaagtttcaaattttctcaattatctCGTCTGAGTACAAAACGACTTCTTTTAGTAACTCTCAAAACAACagcatttcattaaaataagtaatttttcattacatttatactattgctattccaaataaaatagatcGTATACCTCTATCCTTTATCTCTGTTACCTCAAACACTCTAATGCCTACCAACCAACTTCTTCGACATAGAAAGAACTAAAAAGTGAAGTAAGGGTAACAGATAAACATAAtagttgaattaaaaatagataaaagagAAGGGAagtgataaaaataaacttaattgTAATACTGCACCattattttttcgttttaatgtGTTACCGAACATCATTGTTTTTCCacatagatatttttttattgtaacaACGATCTCAACTTTGTCCAAATTAATGATTGTGATTTTTTCGAACTTGGTGATTTAAACTTcagtttttcaaaaacaataaatctaCATGactaaattttgtacaaccaaattcttatttatttgacaaaaaataggtttatttatgaatttaattaaaatattagatacatatatagtacatggaaagtgcataatattgtggttatatatttatgattttttataatttttttatttttttagaattatatatgtaactAGTGcctactttaattcaaattttaaaaataatagaaagaaaattcaaatataaatataaaaaatgaggttaaaggctaataagtctttttaacttatccACTTACTAtatctataattttaatatataactaatacatcaaattattaatataactttattttggttgtacaaaatttggttgtttatcattGCTCTTTCAAAAATTATGCGATCAAACATAACTTAATCAAACCTGGTGATTTATTTGACAAG
This window contains:
- the LOC125208483 gene encoding probable galacturonosyltransferase-like 9; amino-acid sequence: MIFPPRSGAGFIPAAGVFLILLVLGPCAAIRSFPDAVLAGFSEAPEYRNGVDCPAGSAGPATSCDASLVHVAMTLDSEYLRGSMAAVHSVLRHASCPDHVFFHFIAAEFDSASPRDLTRIVRSIFPSLSFKVYIFREDTVINLISSSIRVALENPLNYARNYLGELLDPCVKRVIYLDSDLVLVDDVAKLWEMELRGNRVIGAPEYCHANFTKYFTDGFWGDPVLSGVFGSRKPCYFNTGVMVMDLERWREGHYRNKIENWMELQRRKRIYELGSLPPFLLVFGGDVEAIHHRWNQHGLGGDNVSGSCRELHPGPVSLLHWSGKGKPWVRLDQRRPCPLDHLWEPYDLYTWRGKKQRLGFLGYSSFLF